The DNA segment GCGAACCGTCGGCTCGCCGTCGCCGACATCGAAGACCTCGGCCTCACCCTGCCGCTCTTCGACATCTCCACCGGCACCGGCGACTTCATCGCCGACGGCGTGGTCAGCCACAACTGCTTCGCCCGCAACACCCACAAGTACCTGGACCTCGACGCCGGACACGACTTCGACTCCAAGGTCGTGGTGAAGGTGAACGCCGGCGCCCTGATCCGCCGCGAGCTCGCCGACCCGCGCTGGTCCGGCGCGCCGATCGCGATGGGCACCAACGTCGACGTCTACCAGCGCGCCGAGGGCCGCTACCAGCTGATGCCGGAGATCCTCGCGGCGCTGCGCGACCACGCCAACCCGTTCTCCATCCTCACCAAGGGCACGCTGATCCTGCGCGACCTCGACCTGCTCCGGCAGGCCGCCGAGGTGACGAGTGTCGGCCTGGCGTTCTCCGTCGGCTTCGTCGACGAACAGGTCTGGCGCTCCGCCGAGCCCGGCACGCCCAGTCCGCGCCGCCGCCTCGACGCGGTCCGCCGCCTGACCGACGCGGGCTTCTCCGTCGGCGTCCTGATGGCCCCGATCCTGCCCGGCCTCACCGACACCGAAGACGCCCTCGACGCCACTGTCGCGGCCATCGCGGCGGCCGGCGCCACCAGCGTGACCCCGCTCCCGCTGCATCTGCGCCCCGGCGCCCGGGAGTGGTACGCGTCCTGGATCGCCCGGGAACACCCTCACCTGCTGCCGCGCTACCGCGAACTCTTCGGCAAGGGCTCCTACTCGCCGAAGACCTATCAAGACGAGATCACAGCGAGGGTACGCATGGCAGCCCGCCGTCACGGGCTGCGCCGTTCGGACGCGACCGAGGCCCGGAGTGTGGAGCCGGCTTCGTCGTCCCGCGGCCGCGGCCAGGCAGACCAGTTGACGTTGCTGTGATCTCCGGCGTGGCTAGAGTTGATTCATGCGGAGCGCTCAGCAGATCCTGGCCGAGTCGAAGGTGATCGCCGTCGTCGGCGCCTCCCGTGACCCGTTCAAGCCGGCCCACACGGTGCCACTGCAGATCCTCCGGCACGGCTGGCGCATCATCCCGGTCAACCCGTTCGTCGCCGAGGTGTTCGGCGTCCCCACCGTGCCCACCCTCGCCGACCTCCCCGAGCCGGTCGACCTGGTGAACATCTTCCGCCCCGCCCGCGACACGCCCGACATCGTCCGCCAGGCCGTCGCGATCAAAGCCCCGGCGGTCTGGCTGCAGAGCGGCATCGTCTCGGCCGAGGCGCGGAAGATCGCCGAAGAGGCCGGCATCGACTACGTGGAGGACCGCTGCCTGGCCGTCGAGCGAGCGCTGGGCCAGCTGACAAGACTCGACTGACCCCACCCGACGAGCTCACGAACCGCTAGCGGAACTGGGCCTCGCGCACGCTGTTGCCGCCGTCGACGACCAGCATCTGGCCGGTGATGTAGGAGGCTGCGGGCGAGCACAGGAACGCCACCGCCGCGGCCACCTCGTCGGGGGTTCCGGGGCGGCCGATGGGCGTGCCCAGGCCCTGCTTGATCTCGGTCACCGTGGAGGCGGCCGTGTAGATCGTCCCGGGCGCGACGCAGTTGACGTTCACGCCGTCGGCGACCAGTTCCATGGCGAGCGCCCGGGTCAGGCCGACCACGCCGGCCTTGGCTGCCGCGTAGGCCGCCTCGGTGGGCAGGGCGTTCACCGGACCGGCGGTGGCGGCCAGGTTGACGATGCGGCCCCAGCCGCGTTCCGACATGCCGCCGATGAAGGCACGGCTGCACAGGAAGGCGGTGCTCAGGTTCCGATCGATTTCGGCCTTCCACTCGTCCAGGGTGAGCTGGGCGACGGGTCGCAGGACTTCCGGGCTGGTACGGCTGGCCAGCCCCGCGTTGTTGACCAGCACTTCGACGTCGCCGAGCTGGTCCGCGATGGCGTCGGCGAGGGCACCGACTTCGGACTCGTCGGTCAGGTCCGCGACGAACCCGGTCACGCCGAGCTCGGAGGCCCGTTCGTGGATCCGCCGGGTCGTCGAGACGATCGCGACCCGGGCGCCGAGGTTGCGCAGGCGACGGGCAGTCGCGTATCCGATGCCGTCGGGGCTGCCGGCGCCGGTGACGAGCGCGACCTTCCCGTCCAGGCGCAGGGTGACCGGCGCTTCGCCGCTTTCTTCGATCTCCGCTTCCACGATTTCCATCATGTCGGGCGCTGTCGACCGTTCGTGCCCGGAAGGCCCAGAACCCCCGGTGGGACCGGAACCCCCGGTGGGACCGGAACCCCCGGTGGGCCCGGAACTCCCGGAAGGCTCAGAACTCGGGGAGCCGGGGGTGGCCGGGTCGGAGCCGGATCGGGGTGGACGGCCATCTGCTGGGCGGGTGGCGTCGCGTCGGGACGGACTGCCCCCGGCGGAACGGGCGTCGAAGACCATGCGAGCGATCCTGCCCCGTACCCGGGGCCGGGGCAAACACCACCACGCGTCACCCGCCGGACTCGGGTACCACTTTCCGTCCGCTGCTCACCGGCGTGACCGGCCCTTCTTCGACGAAGACCAGCGGCGCTCCGATCCCGTACCTGGCCGGGAGCATCAGGCGCGCCTCGTCGAGGTCCCGGGTGCCGATCTCCACTCCTACGCCGTCGTGCCGGCTGCCGACGGTGACGATCCGCACTCCCTGGTCGCCCCAGTAGTGCAGGTCGGCGACAATCCGGTCGTGCCAGTCGTCGAGTTCGGCGAGGGCATGCGCGGAGTCGCGGACCAGGATGCACGCGTCCTCGGCGCTGCTGCGGACGAAGTCGTCGAACCGGGCGGACGGCACGCGGTAGACGACCGCCCGTACCCGCTTCTGATCGACCTCGATGCCGGAGTAGCGATCGGCGTGCTGGTCCCGCCCGCCTCGATCGATCCGTTCCATCGCGGTGGCCAGGGCAGGCGGGGTGACCGGTGTCCGGACGTGGCCGCGGACGGTGTACTTGGCCGTGCGGGCGAACGCGCAGCCCGCTGTCTGCCAGCCGCCGAGCACCCCGGCACGTTCCGGCCTGGCGGCGGTCTCGGCGGCGCCACAGCCGGTCGTCGTCAGGACCAGCGCCGCGGCCAGCAGCGCCTTTCGCACGCGACGCATCGCATCCCCTCCTGCCCGATCGCTGAGTGCCCGAATGCTGGGTGCCCGAATGCTGGGTGCAACGAGCGGGCCCTCGCCCTCGGTGACGGGCTCGACCCGTACACATGAAAAATCGGGATGAAAAGGGAAGTCTGCGATAAACCGGTAAACAACCGGAAAGAGACCCTAAGAGGGCGCCGGCTCCGACCGCCCGGCCCGTGCCGCACCGAAGATCACCACGGCGACGCCGGCCAGGAGCAGCGCCAGCCCCGGCAGCGAACTCTGCCGCGGCTCCTGCCCGAGCCACCACCACGCGATCAGCGCCGCGCCCGGCACTTCGAGCAGGATCAGCACGCTGACCGCCGTCGCCGACGTGTGCTGCAGCGCGTAGTTGAACATCGAATGCCCGAGCAGCTGTGCCCCCACGACCAGCGCCAGGATCGCCGCCCAGGTCTGTGCGTCGTATCCGCTCAGTGACGACCCGGAGATCAGGCAGACGACCACCAGGATCGCGGCGCAGGTGCCGTAGCAGATCCAGGTGTACGTCGTCGTCGACAGCGATATCCGCGCCCGCTCACCGAGAGCCGTGTAGACCGCGGCGGCCATCGCGCCCAGCAGTGCCAGCACGTCGGCGAGCACCGCCTGACCGGAAACGCCGATGTCAGCACCGGTGGCCCAGGCCGCGCCGGCCACCGCGAGGCCGATGCCGAGCCAGCCGGCAGCGGACGGACGCCGCCCCTGCGCGGCCGCGATCAAGCCCTGCCAGACCGGCTGCGTCGCCACCAGCGCGGTGGCCGTCGCGACCGAACCGAGCTGGACCGCCGGCATCCACGTGGAGAAATGCGCGGCCAGGGCGATCCCGGCGAGCACACAGAAGATCCCTTCGCGGCGCAGCGGCCCCCGGATGATTCCGGTCACCTCGGCACGGCGTGACGTGAGGGCGACCGGCGTGAGCACCGCCGTGGCGAGCGCGTTGCGCCAGAACGCGATGGCGAGCGCCGGCGCCGCGGCGAAAGCGATCAGTGGCGCCGACGACGAGACCGCCAGCACCGCCACGACCAGCGCGAGCACGGTTCCGGGCGGCGGAAGCGCCGTGTGCCGACCCTCGGAGGCGGTGCCGACTTGACGCAGTGAGCGCATATTCATCCCCGGCCGTCAGTTCTTGCACAGCCAAAGTGCGCAAGTTGCAGATGTCTATTGGCGGACAGTGACGAAGCGGCTACTGTCACCGACGGCTGTCTGGCCGTTTTCTTCCTTCGATGCCCAGGAGGCCGATTTACATGCCCGCATATCGTGCGGTCGTGTTCGACTTTTTCGGCACCTTGACCCGATCTGTCCAACGCGGCCCCCAGCACGCGGACATCGCCAGGTCGCTCGGTGCCGATCCGGAGGCCGTCACCGGCGTCCTGAACCGTACGTTCCGTGCACGCGCCTGCGGCAGCTTCGGCTCGGCCGAGGCGACGCTCCGCTGGGTGATCGAGCAGGCGGGAGGCAGGCCACGTCCGGACGCCATCCGCGCCGCGATGCCCGCCCGGATCAACGCCCTGCGTGCCGACACCCGGCTCCGCTCGGACGCGGTCAGCGCGCTCACCGCCATCCGGGCCCGGGGCGTGCGCACCGCCGTGATCAGTGACTGCACCCACGAACTTCCCGCCTTCCTGCCGGGCCTTCCGGTGGCGCCGCTGCTGGATGCACAGATCTACTCGGTCGAGCTCGGCATCTGCAAACCGGATCCCGCGATCTACCTCGCCGCCTGCGACCGTCTCGGCGTGGCGCCACAGGATTGCCTCTACGTCGGCGACGGCGGCAGCCACGAACTGACCGGCGCCGCTGCGGTCGGCATGACCCCGGTCAAGCTGATCGCCCCCGATCTCGCGAACCACCTGGTCTTCGACGCCGACACGAACTTCGCGGGCCGCACGGTCCGTTCCCTGACCGATGTCCTGGCATTGCTGCGGCACACACCGGCAATGGCTTCTTCCTCATCGGTACGGTGACAGCGGCCGTCCCCGACCGCATCGGGACGTCCCCCAGCGCACCACACCTGCGGCCACCTTCGGCCGGCTGCGGCACCGGCGTGCCCTCACCGGATTCTCTGGCAGGATGAGTGGGGTGACGGCTGGCGTGCTCGACGAGGCGATCAAGAAGGCTGCCATCGCCTGGGTCTCAGTGGAGGACGGGCCGGCGTACGCGCTGTGGTGCATGCCCGCCGAGAACTCGATCGTCGTGGTCAGCGGGCCCGGTGAGCAGTACGCACCGGGGCTCGCCGAGGCGACACGGGCCACGGTCCGGCTACGCGGCGATCACGGCGGGCTGATCCTGGTCGTCGACGCCGTGGTGGACAGGCTGGAACCGGGAGGCGACGAGTGGAACGAACTCGCGCCTCAGCTGGCCACGAAACGGCTGAACGCCTCCGGCACCGCCGACGATCTGGCCGCTCGCTGGGCCGGGAGCGGCTGCGCGGTGGTCCGGCTGACTCCTGCGGCTGATTCGGTGGTCGGCGCGCCGGACCTCCCCGCCGACTCCGCAGCTCAGCCACCCCGCGAGACACCGGCCCGGGTGGAGACCCGCCGCCCCTTCCGCCTGCACCGGGTCCGCAAGCGCTGACCCGCCGCTCGGTCCAAGTCCCCTTCCCTACCCCTCCCCTCCTCCCTCCCCCCTCCGCTCCCCGCTCCCCGCTCCCCGCTCCCGCTCCCGCTCCCGCTCCCGCTCCCGCTCCCGCAGATCTTGAGCGATCTTCTGTCCCCGGCGGTGCGAAGTCACCCAAGATCCGGGAAGAGGGCGCGACGCGGAAGAGGGCACAGAGACGGCGCGGGGCAGAGGCAGCGCGGGACAAAGGCAGCGCGGGACAAAGGCAGCGCAGTGCCCTCCGCAGATCTTGAGCGATCCTCTATCCCCAGCAGTACAAAGTCACCCAAGATCCCGGACGAGGGCGCGGTGCGGAAGACGGCGCGGCGCGGAAGAGGGCGCGGCGCGGAAGAGGGCGCGGCGTGGAAGAGGGCGCGGCGTGGAAGAGGGCGCGGCGTGGAGGAGGGCAGAGACGGCGCGGGGCGCGGTGCTGGGGTCAGCCTACGAAGGGTGGGACCGTCATCTCGCCCTTGGCGATCGGGCAGACGTGGCCTGCCACTGTCGCTGACTTCGCCTCGCCGGCTACCGCTGTCACCGTGCACTCCAGGAGTGACGGGCGTCTGATCTCGTGGCCCTGGTGGACGCGGTAGGCGGACTCGCCGTCGCCGGGCAGCCAGCCGGCCGCCACCAGCCAGACGCCCAGGCCGAGGGCCGCCGAACCGGTCGCGGGGTCCTCCCAGACGGCATCGCCGGGTACGAAGACGCGCGCGTGAGCTTCCCGGGTCTCCGCCGACCAGGAGAAGACGGCCAGGCCGCTGACGCCTTCGCGCGCCGCTCGTGCGGCGTCCAGCTCGATCGCCGCTAGCGCTTCCCGGCGTACAGGGAGAAATGCCCAGCTCAAGCCGCACCCGGCCGGACGTGGGGCAGCGAGGTCGGCGGCAGCGGAATCGGAGGCCGTCAGGCCGAGGAGATCGAGGAGCGACGCGGCGTGCAGCGGATCGCCGAGAGTGAGCGCTCCCCCGGTCAGCGTGGCCGAGCCCGCGGCGGTGACCTCGATCGGCAGCAGGCCGACGCCGCACTCCTGCACCACGCGACCGGCCGGGAAGTCGCCGCGGCGCATCAGGGTCACCGCTGCGCCCACCGACGGATGACCGGCGAAGGGTAGTTCCGTCTTGGTCGTGAAGATGCGCACTCGGTAGGTTGCGCCATCGGCACGCGGGGGAAGTACGAAGATCGTCTCGGCCAGGTTGAACTCGCGTGCCAGCGTTTGCATCTGGTCGGTGGCGAGATGGTGAGCGTCGAAGACGACGGCGAGCGGGTTGCCGGCGAAGGGTCGATCGGTGAACACGTCGACGATCTCGTACGCCACGGTGGACATGTCCGGACCCTAACCTAATCTGAGGGTGTGACCATGGGGACGAGGGTTTATCTGGCTCGCCTCGCCGGATTGCCGGTGTTCGACCCCAACGGCGATCGAGTCGGCCGGGTTCGGGACGCGGTGGTGCGCCTGCGGACCACGAACCGGCCGCCGCAGATCGTCGGGCTGGTCGCCGAGATGGCGCTGCGCCGCCGGATCTTCCTGCCGATCGGGCGGGTCACCAGCATGGACGCCGAGTCGATCGTGCTGAGCACCGGCACGCTGAACCTGCGGCGGTTCGAGAAACGGCCGAACGAGCTGCTCGCCCTGGAGGATCTGCTGGACCGGCGGGTCACCGTGGTGCCGGAGCACGGCGAGGGGCCGGACCACACCGGCATCGTCGTCGACATCGCCATGGAGTTGCACCGGAGCACCGAATGGCTGGTCACCCGGGTGGCGGTCCGTGAGCACACCGGGCGGCTGGCGCGGCGCGGCCACGTGTTCCAGGCCGACTACAGCCGGGTGCGAGGGCTGATCGGGCCGACCGACACCCAGGGCACGTCCAGCCTGCTGGCGCTGCTCGACCAGATGCGCCCGGCCGACATGGCGAACGCGCTGCAGGACCTGCCGGACGCGCGACGCCTCGAGGTGGCCGCCGCGCTGAGCGACCGCAAGCTGGCCGACGTGCTCGAGGAACTGCCCGAGCACGACCAGGTGGAGATCCTGGCCCGGCTCGATCGGGAACGCGCCGCCGACGTGCTCGAGCGGATGGACCCGGACGACGCCGCCGACCTCCTCGCCGAGCTGCCGAAAGCCGAGCAGATCGTGCTCCTCGACCTGATGGAGCCGGAAGAGGCGGCGCCGGTCCGGCAGCTGATGAACTACCGCCCCGGGACCGCCGGCAGCGTGATGACCTCGGAGCCGGTGATCCTCACCCCGGACACCACCGTCGCTGAGGCGCTCGCCCGGATCCGGGAGCCCGAGCTCTCCCCGGTCATCGCCGCGCAGGTCTTCGTGGCCCGGGCGCCGAGCGCCACACCGACCGGGAAGTACCTCGGCATGGTCCACTTCCAGAAGCTGCTCCGGGAGCCGCCGTCGTCGATCGTGGGCGGGCTGGTGGACAGCGGCATCGAGCCGTTGAAGACCGAGACCGGGCTGTTGGAGATCACCCGGCGGATGGCGACCTACGACCTCATCGCGATGCCCGTGGTCGACTCGGTGCACCGCCTGCTCGGGGCGGTGACGGTGGACGACGTCCTGGACCATTCGCTGCCCCGGGACTGGCGTGATCGGGACGCCCAGGAGGAGGCTTCGGAATGAGCGAGCCACGACGTGACCGTCTCGACCAGCCGCGTGAACCGGGCCGGATGACGCTCCCGAAATTCGACCCGGAAGCGTTCGGCCGCTGGTCGGAGGGGATCGCCCGGTACATGGGCACGGCGAAGTTCATCGTCTACATGACGGTGGTGATCGCCGCCTGGTTCGCCTGGAACACGCTGGCGCCCGAACGGCTGCGCTTCGACCCGTACACCTTCACGTTCTTGACCTTGATCTTGTCGTTGCAGGCGTCCTATGCGGCGCCTCTGATCCTGCTGGCCCAGAACCGGCAGTCGGACCG comes from the Actinoplanes sp. OR16 genome and includes:
- a CDS encoding CoA-binding protein produces the protein MRSAQQILAESKVIAVVGASRDPFKPAHTVPLQILRHGWRIIPVNPFVAEVFGVPTVPTLADLPEPVDLVNIFRPARDTPDIVRQAVAIKAPAVWLQSGIVSAEARKIAEEAGIDYVEDRCLAVERALGQLTRLD
- a CDS encoding SDR family NAD(P)-dependent oxidoreductase: MVFDARSAGGSPSRRDATRPADGRPPRSGSDPATPGSPSSEPSGSSGPTGGSGPTGGSGPTGGSGPSGHERSTAPDMMEIVEAEIEESGEAPVTLRLDGKVALVTGAGSPDGIGYATARRLRNLGARVAIVSTTRRIHERASELGVTGFVADLTDESEVGALADAIADQLGDVEVLVNNAGLASRTSPEVLRPVAQLTLDEWKAEIDRNLSTAFLCSRAFIGGMSERGWGRIVNLAATAGPVNALPTEAAYAAAKAGVVGLTRALAMELVADGVNVNCVAPGTIYTAASTVTEIKQGLGTPIGRPGTPDEVAAAVAFLCSPAASYITGQMLVVDGGNSVREAQFR
- a CDS encoding DMT family transporter; translated protein: MRSLRQVGTASEGRHTALPPPGTVLALVVAVLAVSSSAPLIAFAAAPALAIAFWRNALATAVLTPVALTSRRAEVTGIIRGPLRREGIFCVLAGIALAAHFSTWMPAVQLGSVATATALVATQPVWQGLIAAAQGRRPSAAGWLGIGLAVAGAAWATGADIGVSGQAVLADVLALLGAMAAAVYTALGERARISLSTTTYTWICYGTCAAILVVVCLISGSSLSGYDAQTWAAILALVVGAQLLGHSMFNYALQHTSATAVSVLILLEVPGAALIAWWWLGQEPRQSSLPGLALLLAGVAVVIFGAARAGRSEPAPS
- a CDS encoding HAD family hydrolase, whose amino-acid sequence is MPAYRAVVFDFFGTLTRSVQRGPQHADIARSLGADPEAVTGVLNRTFRARACGSFGSAEATLRWVIEQAGGRPRPDAIRAAMPARINALRADTRLRSDAVSALTAIRARGVRTAVISDCTHELPAFLPGLPVAPLLDAQIYSVELGICKPDPAIYLAACDRLGVAPQDCLYVGDGGSHELTGAAAVGMTPVKLIAPDLANHLVFDADTNFAGRTVRSLTDVLALLRHTPAMASSSSVR
- a CDS encoding PhzF family phenazine biosynthesis protein, with amino-acid sequence MSTVAYEIVDVFTDRPFAGNPLAVVFDAHHLATDQMQTLAREFNLAETIFVLPPRADGATYRVRIFTTKTELPFAGHPSVGAAVTLMRRGDFPAGRVVQECGVGLLPIEVTAAGSATLTGGALTLGDPLHAASLLDLLGLTASDSAAADLAAPRPAGCGLSWAFLPVRREALAAIELDAARAAREGVSGLAVFSWSAETREAHARVFVPGDAVWEDPATGSAALGLGVWLVAAGWLPGDGESAYRVHQGHEIRRPSLLECTVTAVAGEAKSATVAGHVCPIAKGEMTVPPFVG
- a CDS encoding magnesium transporter MgtE N-terminal domain-containing protein is translated as MTMGTRVYLARLAGLPVFDPNGDRVGRVRDAVVRLRTTNRPPQIVGLVAEMALRRRIFLPIGRVTSMDAESIVLSTGTLNLRRFEKRPNELLALEDLLDRRVTVVPEHGEGPDHTGIVVDIAMELHRSTEWLVTRVAVREHTGRLARRGHVFQADYSRVRGLIGPTDTQGTSSLLALLDQMRPADMANALQDLPDARRLEVAAALSDRKLADVLEELPEHDQVEILARLDRERAADVLERMDPDDAADLLAELPKAEQIVLLDLMEPEEAAPVRQLMNYRPGTAGSVMTSEPVILTPDTTVAEALARIREPELSPVIAAQVFVARAPSATPTGKYLGMVHFQKLLREPPSSIVGGLVDSGIEPLKTETGLLEITRRMATYDLIAMPVVDSVHRLLGAVTVDDVLDHSLPRDWRDRDAQEEASE
- a CDS encoding DUF1003 domain-containing protein, with translation MSEPRRDRLDQPREPGRMTLPKFDPEAFGRWSEGIARYMGTAKFIVYMTVVIAAWFAWNTLAPERLRFDPYTFTFLTLILSLQASYAAPLILLAQNRQSDRDRLSMEEDRRRAALQKADTEYLTREIASLRIALGEVATRDFLRNELIRLADELDEAAHRREKRARMEWDEERS